A genomic segment from Juglans regia cultivar Chandler chromosome 14, Walnut 2.0, whole genome shotgun sequence encodes:
- the LOC108983036 gene encoding uncharacterized protein LOC108983036: MSKRANGPKLELQLNLSPSRREHSPAESLNVSTSSSSEMSSDCSCVSSEPEDQPMTLQYSPSNTEPRSMMLVGCPRCLMYVMLSELADPKCPKCKSTVLLDFLKEENARSTRN; encoded by the coding sequence ATGAGCAAAAGAGCCAACGGTCCAAAGCTGGAACTGCAGCTGAACTTGTCGCCGTCAAGGCGGGAACACTCGCCTGCTGAGTCTCTAAATGTTTCGACCTCTTCTTCGTCGGAAATGTCGTCTGATTGCTCATGCGTTTCATCAGAGCCGGAAGATCAACCTATGACGTTGCAGTACTCCCCAAGCAACACGGAACCCAGATCGATGATGCTCGTAGGATGTCCCAGATGCCTCATGTACGTCATGTTATCCGAGCTGGCTGATCCAAAATGCCCCAAATGCAAGAGTACTGTCCTGCTCGATTTCCTCAAGGAAGAAAATGCCAGGAGTACAAGAAactga